GCATTCTAGCTGCATGGTTTGCGGGTGCCGTTCCATCGATCAAAGGCAATGTCATTGAATTCGCGTCACTGGGTCTGGAGGTGCAAGTGACGGAGGCATGCAGTGGCACCGGGTTCTTCTCAATTCTTTTGGCAACGATTGCTTACCTGCTCCTGTTGTATCGACCGAGTCGCTATATGGTTATCACGATGCTGCTTTCTGTTTGGCCGCTGGCCGTAATTGTCAATGCAGCACGGATTGTGTTCTCCGTCGCATCACGGCGAATCGCAGGCTTCTTCCTTTCACCCGACTACTTTCCAATTGTGCATCAGGCGACAGGCACTCTGATTTTCCTGACCACCCTCATCGCGCTTGCTTTCTTCATTAACTACCTGAACCGCCATGGAACCAGAAACAACACCATCCGAGCCTAGCCAATCCCCTTCCACAAAGCCAATACCGGAGCCGCTTCTTCCGGACTTAATGCATCGCCCACATCTGTTGATTTGGGTATGGTTGATTCCACAGGTTATTCTACTGCTGCTTAATCTTTATAGCTACGACCTTGCGATTGGTGAGATGACCGATGACCAGCAGCAACTGGCCTGGATTTGGGGCGGGTTTAATCTCGCCAACATTGCCGCAGCCATCGCTCTGACCACCTACTTCCTGATTAAACGTAAAGCAGTTTCAATTTGGCTTTCGGTAGGTTTGCTCATTGCGCAGGTGGGCTATATCTGGATGACCACAGTGACAATTGACAAGCTCGTCCCAAGCGTTCTTGAAGCATGGATACTTCCAAGCACAACTGTGCTTTTCCAACAATGGACCTGGTCGATGCCAGGAGCCTTTTATGCTGCCTTAAGGCTGGCTGGATTCCGTTCTCACTTAAGCCGAGGTCGAGACATTGGCTTATCCATTCTCTGTATGATCG
The Rubellicoccus peritrichatus DNA segment above includes these coding regions:
- a CDS encoding exosortase/archaeosortase family protein, translated to MHPLPIAILCLIVTQGIFHFIPSLVNSLLIKPSGILAAWFAGAVPSIKGNVIEFASLGLEVQVTEACSGTGFFSILLATIAYLLLLYRPSRYMVITMLLSVWPLAVIVNAARIVFSVASRRIAGFFLSPDYFPIVHQATGTLIFLTTLIALAFFINYLNRHGTRNNTIRA